TCATTTCATCAGTCGAGTCCTAAAACTGATTGAGACGACTCAATGATCTATAAAATTACAGGTCATATAAaatttcttattattatatccTGTGGGGagtccatctgtccatccatcatccatcatctaaCCCGAATGAAGGAGCagagaagtgaaggagtgaaggatcAGAGATGTGAAGGAGCAGAGAAGTGAAGGagcagaggagtgaaggagtgaaagAGCATACGATGCTTTCTAAAAAGAGATTTCTGTCTTCATCCACCTCCTCAGATTAACCTTTGCTAGTTTCAGACCAGATTAGTCGGAGATGTGGAGAGTTCAGGAGTCTAATCTGagtttgtgttgatgtttggAGGATTATAGAAGATGGACGAAGACGATGGAGGATTATAGAAGACGGACGAAGACGAGCTGCTCAGGTAATTCTGAAACATCCGGATTAAATGTGAAGTCACAGAGACACTGCAGATTCCCTAACCctaaaaaacaatgagaaaatgattagTTCAAGTTTTGAATCTGTGTAAATAAAGTTTCATTCATAACAGTTAAATAATGACCATTTAACTCTGCAGTGATATGAATCTGGATCAATCAGTGTGAACACGTCTGTTCCATAACCCTAACTCTTATGcagctcattaaaaaacaacatttcaacagAACTCATTTCAAAACTTTCCTTTTAGAGAAAATctgattcataaaaataaatcttcacttttcctttcttcaaTTTCTTAATTATAGAAAATGAATTTTTGATGCaaagtaaataatgaaaagcatcagagagGCGACGCTGCATTTACGATAACAACGCTTTATATTCTAATGATGTCATCCCATAATGACGTCACCAAGTTATGTATATGATGAAGGATGGTAAATCTAAATGAGCTGAGAATATATATCTGCACAATATGACATCATCGTCTGACTTGACTTGATTGTGatgtctaaccctaacccttcctGGTTTTTGGATCTTAGTGGTTTATAATCGtcatatgacatcatatgatgaataatcattttctgatcaatcatctggagataccctcctAATTAACAAACCTACACTTCTGTCAAAGGAGCTGACCCCAGATCAATGCCCTATGACCAATCTTTGAACTTCATGTGACCCTAACGACACACAGGTGAACGTGACGACCCACAGGTGACCTTGACCCTTTGAGATCTTTTTATGAAAAGGGCACtatcaataaaatgtatttatttattaatttatttatttaacgaCCCACAGGTGACCTTAACGACACACAGGTGACCTTAACGACACACAGGTGACCCTAACGACCCACAGGTGACCTTAACCACACACAGGTGACCTTAACGACACACAGGTTGGCTGAGAATCAAGAACCCTAAACCTGACTCTCTAGACAGGTAACGATCCATAATAACTGTTAAACAGCAGATTAATTAAACGTTAGATTAAAtgggatttgtgtgttttaatacaaACTCTATTTTCATATAAACTCTATGTTTCAAAGTTTCAAAgtagctttattgtcattatattgaGGGTTCAGACAACAATATATTACcacatttataagtgtcagttatCTGaggcataaaaacataaatacattagACAGCTAAAAGACATTACAACAATAAAGACATATAATTGCCAAGAACAAGAACAACTACGAGATTCTATATAAACtctgtattattatataaactATGTGTTTTAATAGAAACTGTGAGTTATATTAAAACACCTAGTTTATATAGTTTACTAGTTTTACcatgtgttttttatataaactctggctgatctctgtgtgttttgacagtgacTGTTCTGCCTGTAAGCAGATTAACCTCCTCTGAGTTCGGACAGACGTGAAATGTGACGATCTTAATCCTAAAACTTTGGAAAAATCCTTGCAGCCAAATCTTTGGTGTAAGTAGTTTATGAGGGTATATAAACATGCTGAAATCTTCCAGGTGGTAGAAAGCTGAGGTTCACAATGGGGAAACACTTCCACCTGTATGAGAACATTTCTAACGTGAGCCCCTTCGATGGGCCCCAGTATTACCTGGCCCCTCAATGGGCCTTTCACCTGCAAACCCTCTTTATGGGCTTTGTCCTGTTTGTTGGAACTCCTTTAAACTTTATCGTTCTGTTCGTGACGCTCAAGTACAAGAAGCTGCGAGTCCCTCTCAACTACATCCTCGTCAACATCTCCTTCGCAGGATTCATCTTCGTTGTCTTCTCGGTCAGCCAGGTGTTTGTCTCGTCCATGTGGGGTTACTACTTCCTGGGTTCCACCATGTGTGCACTGGAGGCTGCCATGGGGTCAATAGCAGGTAAATTCAGTCAGTTGAAAGTTTTATGTTGCTTTATGTTATGTTTGCAGCAGGCAAACTGTGATGTTTCTGTCTACTCTTCAGGTCTGGTGACTTCCTGGTCGTTGGCCGTCCTGTCTTTTGAACGATACCTGGTCATCTGTAAACCATTCGGATCCTTTAGGTTTGGCAGTAATCATGCTGTGGCTGCTGTCACCTTCACCTGGTTCATGGGGATCAGCTGTTCCGTCCCACCTTTCTTCGGGTGGAGCAGGTAACACCTGAGAGAGAGGTCCTCACATTGTGATGTATTGAACACTATCCACCTGAACGTGTCATGTGTTCAGGTACATCCCTGAGGGTCTGGGCTGCTCCTGTGGTCCTGACTGGTACACGCACAACGAGGACTTTCACTGCAGCAGCTACGTAATCTTCCTGATGGTGACCTGCTTCATCGTTCCGCTCTCCATCATTGTCTTCTCCTACTCCCAATTACTGAGCTCCCTTAGAGCTGTGagtttaaaaatcaatcaatcaaggttcctgtctttgtttcttaGTTTATATTTGATCCAGTCAGTTTTCATCGTGTTTTATTACCAGAATCACTGACGTCCGGCGCAGAACTCGACACTACTTCGCTCTTGTCATTCAAACGTTGTATCGGCGGAGGTGAAGACTGTAATGAAAGATTTCGTGTCCTCCCCCCATGTGTTACCAAggctcatttttctttctcttccgcttctttttcttcttctattatTTTATGCGTcacaacttcctgtaattgctCCGACAGtctgaaatacacaaaaaggGTTTTCACACAGCAAACGAACCGAACCATGATTTGATGTGGACCCAGACCCACCTCTTCTAATCTGTAGGTGTGAGGAACATCTCACACCTGGTATTCTGTCTAACCTTCTGGACCACACAAGGTGTGAAAGAGTTCTAACTGTTCATGATGTCCACTGGGGTGTAGTCTTACGGCCGTGGCTTAGAGCCTGTTGTCCgctaaccagaaggttgatagttcgatccctgcttcctcCAGTCCAAGTGCTGAAGCGTCCTTGGCCAAGACACTTAACTGTAACCTGTACCTGAGGGCTGTGCAGTACTGAAGACCAGCTGTATATAGAAGCtctgcatgaatgtgtgaatgtgacttgttctgTAAAGAGCTTTGTGTCGATAGGACTAGAAAAGATCTATATAAatagatatgtaaatatatcatGATATACCATCTAACCCACTCGGCTCACAGTGAGCTTCACCCTGTGGTTACCCTAACCCTGCTATTGAAATAtttacaagataaaaaaatcatttaatcGTATTATGATATTGAGTATAAAATCATAATAGTCTCTAAATAGACCCATGAACAGAACATTGGTCAAAAACAAGTGAGTGAACCTCCCGCTCTTGTGTCTGGTGTTTTATTGAGCTCAGGTCGCCGCCCAGCAGACGGAGTCTGTCTCCACCCAGAAGGCAGAGAAGGAAGTATCCAGGATGATCATCATGATGGTGTgttccttcctctcctgttaCGGTCCCTACGCTCTCGCTGCTCTTTACTTCGCCTACTCTTCAGATAAAAGCAAAGATTATCGCTTCGTCACCATCCCAGCGTTTTTCTCCAAGAGCTCTTGTGTCTACAACCCATTAATCTACGCCTTCATGAACAAACAGGTGAGAGCTCCACGGTAAAGGCTGACGCTagcagaggacagacagatgttaaaaagacagacaggtggacaggagacaggaaggtggacagaagacagacagatgtaaAGAAGACAGACaagtggacagacaggtggacaggaCACAGGACGGTGGACATAAGACAGtcagaagacagacaggtggacagacagatggacatcATATTATTTTATCCTCGTGTTTCTGctccacatttaaaaagcagtagtgtgtctttgtgattcATTAAAgttcagtttaattttttttgtaatttctgtttCTTACTGAAGATTCGTcagtaaaaagtgaaaaagaagaatctGATCTTTCTTTATCAGACCTCTGTCCTTTGTTCCTGATTAATGTCCTGAACATCATGCGATATTGAAACTGAGATGTGTCGTGTCTTTGGACAAGTAACatgtaattttgtgtttgaatgtgtgtaacgttgtgtgtgttactggttgtgttttgttgtgtgtctgtgtagttGGTTGAACAAAGGATGAGCTCAAATCCTTGTTGTcgtttctctgctcctcagtTTAACTCCTGCATCATGGAAACAGTGTTTGGAAAGAAAATGGACGAATCATCTGAAGTCTCTTCAAAGACAGAAGTTTCTTCAGTTTCCACAGTTAATTAAAATTTAGAACAAAATCAAACTGACAGGAGGAAAAATTCTTCACACAAGTCCGACTTtgttaaatacaaaaacagcagctgatgtttattttaatgtagaACAAGTTTTTAGatgaatgcaaaaacaaagtttaataaaaaaatattccaatggtttttgttctgtttttctttcagggcATTTACACATGTAAAATtataatgtcatatttaaaaaaatgttgtcttaaAGGGCAGGAACACCTGAAACTTTTCAACAAACTGGTTTGAATCAGTTTTacagtgaaataaaatttaTCTTGTCTCCTGCAACTTTGACtttaatatattaaatcaaatccaTGAGTCTCTTCGTAAAAGATTAGTGAGTTTGatgtcattataaaaaaaatcatcaaactgatcagcagaaaaataaagaataaatgttCAGATTCATGAaccactgaaaacacaaagtaaacacaataaaagatCAAACTCATGAAGTATCGCTTCAGTTTCCATCCTggacatacacaaaaaaaaaacaagtggtgTTTAACAAGTGAACATGGGAGTTAATTCCAACTGATAAATGATAATTATGTTACTTAGTTGGTGTCAAACTCGCTCAGCAGGTGTTTGGCACCAAATTCAGCGTGTATGGAATCAGATGGAAGAATCCACTCCATAGtttcctgtctgtccatcttcccgtctttgtctttgtctctgagctCTGAGAACTGCTGACGTTCTGTCTCCACCCAATCTGGATCTTTTACATTGTCCTCTGCCGATGGGCATATCACCTGCAGATGGATTAGTAATCAGATTTGAGGAGAATCTGATTCACACTGTGAGCTCTTGAAATCTTtaaccctaaacacatctaacccaaacccctaaccctaaccctaactctaCCCCTACTTCCaaatccctaaccctaacccaccaactcctcacccctacccccttgactcctcagcCCCACCCCCtaactcctcacccctacccccttgactcctcagcCCCACCCCCtaactcctcacccctacccccttgtctcctcacccctacccccctaactcctcacccctacccccttgtctcctcacccctaccccctaactcctcacctctacccccttgactccgcacctctacctccttgtctcctcaccccttccccttgactcctcacccctacccccctAACTCCTAACCCCTacccccttgtctcctcaccccttccccttgactcctcacctctacctccttgtctcctcaccccttccccttgactcctcacctctacccccttgactcctcacctctacctccttgactcctcacctctacccccttgactcctcacctctacctccttgactcctcacctctacccccttgactcctcacctatacctccttgtctcctcaccccttccccttgactcctcacccctacccccttgactcctcacctctacccccttgactcctcacccctacccccttgactcctcaccccttccccttgactcctcacccctacccccttgtcTCCTCAACCCTACCCCCCTAACTCCTAACCCCTacccccttgtctcctcaccccttccccttgactcctcacctctacctccttgtctcctcaccccttccccttgactcctcacctctacccccttgactcctcacctctacctccttgactcctcacctctacccccttgactcctcacctctacctccttgactcctcacctctacccccttgactcctcacctctacctccttgtctcctcaccccttccccttgactcctcacccctacccccttgactcctcacctctacccccttgactcctcacccctacccccttgactcctcaccccttccccttgactcctcacccctacccccttgtctcctcacccctacccccctAACTCCTAACCCCTacccccttgtctcctcaccccttccccttgactcctcacctctacctccttgtctcctcaccccttccccttgactcctcacccctacccccttgactcctcacctctacccccttgactcctcacctctacctccttgactcttcacctctacccccttgactcctcacctctacctccttgtctcctcaccccttccccttgactcctcacccctacccccctAACTCCTAACCCCTacccccttgtctcctcaccccttccccttgactcctcacccctacccccttgactcctcacctctacccccttgactcctcacctctacctccttgactcctcacctctacccccttgactcctcacctctacctccttgtctcctcaccccttccccttgactcctcacccctacccccttgactcctcacctctacccccttgactcctcacccctacccccttgactcctcaccccttccccttgactcctcacccctacccccttgactcctcaccccttccccttgactcctcacctctacctccttgtctcctcaccccttccccttgactcctcacccctacccccttgactcctcacctctacccccttgactcctcacctctacctccttgactcctcaccccttccccttgactcctcacctctacctccttgtctcctcaccccttccccttgactcctcacccctacccccttgactcctcacctctacccccttgactcctcacctctacctccttgtctcctcaccccttccccttgtctcctcacccctacccccctAACTCCTAACCCCTacccccttgtctcctcacccctacccccctAACTCCTAACCCCTACCcacttgtctcctcaccccttccccttgactcctcacctctacctccttgtctcctcaccccttccccttgactcctcacccctacccccttgactcctcacctctacccccttgactcctcacccctacccccttgactcctcaccccttccccttgactcctcacccctaccctcttgactcctcaccccttccccttgactcctcacctctacctccttgtctcctcaccccttccccttgactcctcacccctacccccttgactcctcacctctacccccttgactcctcacctctacctccttgactcctcaccccttccccttgactcctcacctctacctccttgtctcctcaccccttccccttgactcctcacccctacccccttgactcctcacctctacccccttgactcctcacctctacctccttgtctcctcaccccttccccttgtctcctcacccctacccccctAACTCCTAACCCCTacccccttgtctcctcacccctacccccctaactcctcacccctacccccttgactcctcacctctacccccttgactcctcacctctacctccttgactcctcaccccttccccttgactcctcacctctacctccttgtctcctcaccccttccccttgactcctcacccctacccccttgactcctcacctctacccccttgactcctcacctctacctccttgtctcctcaccccttccccttgtctcctcacccctatCCCCCTAACTCCTAACCCCTacccccttgtctcctcacccctacccccctAACTCCTAACCCCTACCcacttgtctcctcaccccttccccttgactcctcacctctacctccttgtctcctcaccccttccccttgactcctcacccctacccccttgactcctcacctctacccccttgactcctcacctctacccccttgactcctcaccccaacccccttgactcctcaccccttccccttgactcctcacccctacccccttgactcctcaccccttccccttgactcctcacctctacctccttgtctcctcaccccttcccttgactcctcacccctacccccttgactcctcacctctacccccttgactcctcacctctacctccttgactcctcacctctacccccttgactcctcacctctacctccttgtctcctcaccccttcccttgactcctcacccctacccccttgactcctcacctctacccccttgactcctcacctctacctccttgactcctcacctctacccccttgactcctcacctctacctccttgtctcctcaccccttccccttgactcctcacctctacctccttgtctcctcaccccttccccttgactcctcacccctacccccttgactcctcacctctacccccttgactcctcacctctacctccttgactcctcacccctaccccctaacccccttgactcctcacctctacctccttgactcctcacccctaccccctaacccccttgactcctcacccctgcCCCCTAACCCCCCTTGTACCGATGTACTCGTTCAGGTCAATGAAACCGTCTCCGCTTTTGTTGATGTCGTCTATCGTTTCCTGTGACATGTTTGAATTGGagaataaatgtatatgtatgacATTTAGTATGATCATGATTCAGTGACATCATAACTCTCAGTGACATCACTCTCACCTGCACCACGACGTCCTGCATGTGTTCGTAACTTTCAGGATAAAGAAAAGCCGTGAACTGGAGTTTGTCTGCTGATGAATCTCTGTTCCTGTCTGCGACTCTGAAgccttctctcatccctcagCATCATGTGGGTAAAGTTATATTCTGCTTCTATCTGAGGGTTGTCTATCAGAGGTAACCAGAGAACTGATCAGAGGATCAATTCGAATTGATCTGAGATGTCGCTGGTGTTTGACATGTCTTTAATAAGTTTTTAGTTTACCCATATAACTGCCGTACGTGACGTTCTTAAACCGGTACCAGCCGATCAGACTGTCATTGTTCACGTCGGAATCGTTCCACTGACGCTCGacttgtttgcttgtgtgtttcttctgagCGTCTCGGATCATAACCTTCAGTTCGTCCTCGGTGATGAATCCATCTTTGTTACTGTCGATGTTGTCCACGATGATgctgcagacagaaagacacaggtgttcataaaggtttgaaactttgaatgtatttgttcaGATTGTGAACTGATTGGATTTCTTTCTGGTCCACATTATAGTTTTATGAAGGATTGTGTGTTAATATGTGAAGCTGACTGGGtgtagctcctcctcctccctcactatATAACATTATGTAACAATATATAATAGTATACAACAgtatataacaatatataataGTATACAACAGTATGACAATATATAAcagtatataataaaataaaaatctccatGATCTGGAAAAAGAGTCTCAACAATATGACATCACGCGTCAAACACCAGCGACTGATCGAGCTGAAATAAATCATGTGTTTATGTCAATAAACTACAACGTCTACATTCATTGAAgatcacatttaaaatgaaataagatgCAGAAATGTTCCTTCTTTTCATGAACAGTCGATCAAACAGATTCTGAGTCTGTCACTGAAACAAGTTCAGactttttaaactaaaaacaaaaattcagtCTGAACTTGTTGAACTCGTTGAACCAGTTGAGGCAGGAAATATAAATTAGGAAGGTTCCAACGATGGACACGTTTACAAGAAGACGAAGGTgacgagagtgtgtgtgtgtgtgtgtatttgtgtgtgtgtgtgtgtgtgtgtgtgtgtgtgtttactgttgtaCATGCGTAAACATGTAGATTCCCCTCTGGTGAACTTAAGAATGAAACTCATCTTTGTATAAGGACAATTGGcttattacaattttttaaatgtaatcaatgTAATTGTTTGAGCCATTAAAAAGATTAGGGGTTATTTATCTTCATTCcctttattaattattatttattaaattattatgaaatgatgaatgactGTCATCCATAGTAATAATAAACAGATGTTTACAGTGAGCAGATGAAGAGAACAGAGAATAAAACACTCATAACAGATTAGTAATAAAAAGATCAAACATGAAACTTTGAGGAGTCTGAACATAAACACATGATCACATGATGTCTTCACATTTAAAATCTATTCAGTttggtttaaaatatttctgatgTCACAAATCAgatctgaaataaacaaactaaaacatgtGATCATCAACTACTGTACAATGTTGTGGTATTTTTACTTAGCTTGAGTTTTTCTACATCAGGAGAAAGTTTTGAACCTTTGACGTCACCACATGTGACACGaagatttttattgaaaaaataaaagtgaagttCATAAAATATGAAGATTATTTTTacaggttaaagaaaaaatatgtcataatTATATATAACTTTGTTGAGAAGTGACATCATTAAAGTTCTTCTTACATTttaatacaacaataataatctgataataataatcaataataatctAATACAGGAGTTGATCTgacttaaatcattttttttactctttactcTTTATATACTCTTTATACAGTGCCTCTGTCCTCTGGTCTTCTTCACCTTTCTCCGGTCAGTGTCTTTGTCCTCCGGTCTTCTTCACCTGTCTccagtcagtgtctgtctcctccAGTCTTCTTCACCGTCTCTAATTTCTCCTCTGACTGAgcatctctcactctgtcccGCAGGACAGTTTCCGTTCTGAGCCAATCCTGTGCAACCAGAATTAATTCTCCAAATTTGATTGGTCCAGTTTCGTACTCGCTTCTCATTGGTTGATGGTCGCATCGGTGAGAAACGTATCAGTTGCTACCATGTCgtcaaattgaaaaataaaaacaagcaacgacaaagtttgtttgttttaaaaagtcaatttattgagtttattttctttgaaaaatattgtaTCTGTTTTTGCATAAATGATTATTCATATAATTTAAATGCAAGTGAAGAATGAAGTCTATTTATCGTGAAGAGTaatattcaaatttattcaGTAATTTACAGGGATGCAGGAACAgaagaatgaaaatataatgtttgTGTCTTGTAGAATAATTAATCAACAGCTCGACAGACCGTGATATGACggtatgtatatattatatcacACGTTGCCCACTTCACTGTGATATAATTTTGTGATATCACGGACTGAAGTGAGCTGTTGCTTTCATAAAATGGTTGCTGtggcaaaattaaaataatcgaCACAGTTTACAATTTcactcaaaagtgcaagaatatCAAGAGACAACATTTGGCAAAGAGGCAAAAATTGCTTCAAGTTCTCATTTTAGAGATTTAGTTATTATGTTATAATAAATTTATTGAGTTCAGTCTGAATAGCTGAAGtaacaaataaatatgatgttttATTAGAACAACGATCCACACTCCGCCCCCTGCTCCTGTAACCCTACCCCCCACCTcctgcccctccctctctcctcccccctctcaccccccctcctgccccctctctcctcctcccactgccccccccccccctcctcctctgattaTCCATGCCCAGCCTCAGTCTTTCTTAAGCCTCAAACCGACGGTGAAGTCAAACTGGGAACAAACTGGGAATAatcatcagccaatcagaatcaGTCGTGTGCTTctggatgatgatggtgaactCGGTCCAGAGGCTGATGATGGTGGGAAACGTTTCTGTGTTGACTTTGACTCGTCCAAAACAAATCCTGACGCAGACGAGGAAGAAGATTTACAGCAAACCTGCGAGAAACAAGATCGGAGCTACGGTGAGTTTGTGAAACCGACTGAACCAAAGTGGTTCATAAATTAAGGTTTTAGTTCCTGGTTTATATAAATCAGGTCCAGGTTCTTGGGCCTGTGCTACAAAGAGATTCCCACAAACCCACGATATGTTTCCTTTATCTGGTTTGACTCAACCTGTCGTCTTGATCCTGAACCATGACGTCGATATCAACTGTGTCACTAATTCTCCGGTTCCGAGCTTGTTCATGTTGAAGAGATGAGTTCTTAATTACAAGCAACATCGTCAGATCCATAAATTAAGTTGTTAATATGATACAAAAAGAAACGCTGACAACTGCAGGTCAGTTTGGTTCAGGCAACATTTAAAGTGActttctacaaagtgaaatgtaaatgatgtgatcaaacaactaaaacaaa
This region of Scophthalmus maximus strain ysfricsl-2021 chromosome 12, ASM2237912v1, whole genome shotgun sequence genomic DNA includes:
- the LOC118282784 gene encoding putative violet-sensitive opsin isoform X2 yields the protein MEDYRRRTKTSCSGFIFVVFSVSQVFVSSMWGYYFLGSTMCALEAAMGSIAGLVTSWSLAVLSFERYLVICKPFGSFRFGSNHAVAAVTFTWFMGISCSVPPFFGWSRYIPEGLGCSCGPDWYTHNEDFHCSSYVIFLMVTCFIVPLSIIVFSYSQLLSSLRAVAAQQTESVSTQKAEKEVSRMIIMMVCSFLSCYGPYALAALYFAYSSDKSKDYRFVTIPAFFSKSSCVYNPLIYAFMNKQFNSCIMETVFGKKMDESSEVSSKTEVSSVSTVN
- the LOC118282784 gene encoding putative violet-sensitive opsin isoform X1, with the protein product MGKHFHLYENISNVSPFDGPQYYLAPQWAFHLQTLFMGFVLFVGTPLNFIVLFVTLKYKKLRVPLNYILVNISFAGFIFVVFSVSQVFVSSMWGYYFLGSTMCALEAAMGSIAGLVTSWSLAVLSFERYLVICKPFGSFRFGSNHAVAAVTFTWFMGISCSVPPFFGWSRYIPEGLGCSCGPDWYTHNEDFHCSSYVIFLMVTCFIVPLSIIVFSYSQLLSSLRAVAAQQTESVSTQKAEKEVSRMIIMMVCSFLSCYGPYALAALYFAYSSDKSKDYRFVTIPAFFSKSSCVYNPLIYAFMNKQFNSCIMETVFGKKMDESSEVSSKTEVSSVSTVN
- the LOC118289367 gene encoding LOW QUALITY PROTEIN: calumenin-A (The sequence of the model RefSeq protein was modified relative to this genomic sequence to represent the inferred CDS: deleted 1 base in 1 codon) encodes the protein MCIIVDNIDSNKDGFITEDELKVMIRDAQKKHTSKQVERQWNDSDVNNDSLIGWYRFKNVTYGSYMDNPQIEAEYNFTHMMLRDERRFRVADRNRDSSADKLQFTAFLYPESYEHMQDVVVQETIDDINKSGDGFIDLNEYIEDNVKDPDWVETERQQFSELRDKDKDGKMDRQETMEWILPSDSIHAEFGAKHLLSEFDTN
- the si:dkey-85n7.8 gene encoding COX8 domain-containing protein, translating into MMMVNSVQRLMMVGNVSVLTLTRPKQILTQTRKKIYSKPARNKIGATQSFFVMLVFSAAMLIPAAWILHHLPEYRQRSREVMPSSSSPSS